In Mercenaria mercenaria strain notata chromosome 13, MADL_Memer_1, whole genome shotgun sequence, a single window of DNA contains:
- the LOC128547747 gene encoding heat shock 70 kDa protein 12A-like, translating into MGNSRSRRKNKNERDKMTNEATDKLEVTDKIRETDTLVVAAIDFGTTYTGYAFAFRGDRGVTGLRTAKTDRILRDDRVPTTVLLNEDKTLNSFGLDAEQLYCELSISEQKKYYLFKSFKMALFRGERLTRETTISDVRNKEMRAIEIFSLVIEHIKECAVELIKGSHAGLLEPDIDWVITIPAIWTDSARQFMKEAALLAGIQEANLRFVLEPEAASLFAREQVLHFGSGYARTLPVGHKYILADLGGGTADICVHEILDGGNLREIYRATGGELGGTRVEFEFTQFLIKLVGAVVYTRFKEEYTSCYIDLMNEFERKKKLFSSAQEKIVIKLEPALLDILELVEKETLDNIIPRTVYEDKLLYRKQRCQLVISKEVMEQFFNSSVNKIIEKLTKILHECEHDTIETLVLVGGYSESPFVRERIQEKCPIARIVLENDARLAVLKGAVMMGFKPRNIIERRAKYTYGFACAEEFIQGVHPRTLQFAHEGKTFCGLIFKKLIQKGQILKYGQKFTMSTNTPMASQNKKHEILETCLYRSTCESPKYCTEDEDCVLVGKIIRKPTSEGWTSFVATEHHLIVGETELKIKVIDQITGVQYDACLDFL; encoded by the coding sequence aTGGGGAATAGCAGAAGtaggagaaaaaataaaaatgaacgaGACAAGATGACTAACGAGGCAACAGATAAACTCGAAGTGACTGATAAAATTAGAGAGACTGACACTCTGGTCGTTGCTGCCATAGATTTTGGAACCACCTACACAGGATACGCTTTTGCCTTCAGAGGAGATCGTGGAGTAACTGGGCTGCGAACAGCCAAGACTGACCGCATTCTTCGCGATGACAGAGTTCCTACAACTGTTTTACTGAACGAAGATAAAACACTTAATTCATTCGGACTAGATGCAGAACAATTATATTGCGAACTAAGTATTTCTGAACAaaagaaatattatctttttaaatcttttaaaatggcACTATTTAGAGGTGAAAGATTAACTCGTGAAACTACAATATCAGACGTAAGGAATAAAGAGATGAGAGCTATTGAAATCTTTAGTTTAGTGATAGAACATATAAAAGAATGTGCAGTAGAACTTATAAAGGGGTCTCATGCAGGTCTATTAGAACCAGACATAGACTGGGTGATTACTATTCCTGCTATATGGACGGATTCAGCGCGGCAATTTATGAAAGAGGCTGCATTGCTGGCGGGTATACAGGAGGCAAACTTAAGGTTTGTGTTGGAACCAGAAGCAGCCTCTTTGTTTGCAAGAGAGCAGGTACTTCATTTTGGGTCTGGATACGCTCGTACATTACCAGTTGGACATAAATATATTCTCGCAGATCTCGGCGGTGGTACAGCAGATATTTGCGTTCATGAAATACTCGATGGAGGAAACCTAAGAGAAATATATAGGGCTACAGGTGGTGAACTTGGAGGTACTAGAGTTGAATTTGAATTTACACAGTTTTTGATAAAACTAGTGGGTGCAGTTGTGTATACCCGTTTTAAGGAAGAATACACATCTTGCTACATTGATCTGATGAACgagtttgaaagaaaaaagaaactattttctAGTGCTCAAGAAAAAATTGTTATTAAACTGGAACCTGCTTTACTAGACATTTTAGAGTTGGTAGAAAAGGAAACACTTGATAATATAATTCCAAGGACAGTTTATGAAGATAAACTTTTGTACCGGAAACAGAGATGTCAGCTAGTGATTAGCAAGGAAGTAATGGAACAATTTTTCAACTCTTCCGTGAACAAAATAATAGAGAAACTTACAAAAATCTTACACGAATGTGAGCACGACACCATTGAGACATTGGTTCTTGTTGGTGGTTATTCAGAATCTCCATTTGTTAGGGAAAGAATTCAAGAGAAATGCCCCATAGCCAGGATAGTTCTGGAAAACGATGCTCGACTAGCTGTACTAAAAGGTGCAGTCATGATGGGATTCAAACCTAGAAACATTATAGAGAGGAGAGCAAAATACACTTATGGATTTGCATGCGCAGAGGAGTTCATTCAAGGTGTTCATCCAAGGACGCTCCAGTTTGCTCACGAAGGAAAAACATTTTGTGGTCTAATTTTCAAAAAGCTCATTCAAAAAGGCCAGATTCTAAAATACGGCCAGAAATTTACAATGTCAACTAATACCCCTATGGCGAGTcaaaacaagaaacatgaaattctCGAAACATGTCTTTATAGATCAACATGTGAATCCCCAAAATATTGTACTGAAGATGAAGACTGTGTTTTGGTTGGAAAAATTATTAGGAAGCCTACATCAGAGGGCTGGACCAGCTTTGTGGCTACTGAACATCATCTCATTGTCGGAGAGACGGAGTTAAAGATAAAAGTGATTGACCAAATTACAGGTGTTCAATACGACGCGTGCCTAGATTTTCTTTGA